In Populus alba chromosome 9, ASM523922v2, whole genome shotgun sequence, a genomic segment contains:
- the LOC118059050 gene encoding auxin-induced protein 15A-like — MGFRLCAITRAKQILQLSPSAASQIASNVPKGCLAVYVGEIQKKRFIIPVSYLNQPLFQYLLRQAEEEFGYHHPMGGLTIPCREDIFHLVISSLNQS; from the coding sequence ATGGGTTTCCGTTTGTGTGCTATTACACGTGCTAAGCAAATTCTTCAGCTATCTCCATCTGCAGCAAGCCAAATAGCTTCAAATGTGCCAAAGGGTTGCCTTGCAGTCTATGTTGGAGAAATCCAAAAGAAGAGATTCATAATTCCAGTATCATACCTGAACCAACCACTATTTCAATACTTGCTACGTCAAGCTGAAGAAGAGTTCGGATATCATCATCCCATGGGCGGTCTCACAATCCCATGCAGAGAAGACATTTTTCATCTAGTCATTTCTTCCTTAAATCAGTCATGA
- the LOC118058997 gene encoding auxin-induced protein 15A-like, with protein MMAIRLPRIHQVKQNILRGSSAAKDVRKGYIAVYVGEEEKKRFVIPVSYLNQPSFQDLLSKAEEEFGFEHPMGGLTIPCREDIFIDLTSSLKD; from the coding sequence ATGATGGCAATTCGCTTGCCCCGTATTCATCAAGTTAAGCAAAATATTCTTCGAGGATCATCTGCGGCTAAAGATGTCCGAAAAGGCTACATTGCAGTATAtgttggagaagaagagaagaaaagatttGTGATTCCAGTATCATACTTGAACCAACCTTCATTTCAGGACCTACTAAGTAAAGCTGAAGAAGAATTTGGATTCGAACATCCAATGGGTGGCCTTACGATCCCTTGTCGAGAAGACATCTTTATCGATCTCACCTCTAGCCTGAAGGACTAA